The Hyalangium gracile genomic sequence ACGGGCGCTGGCGCACCGCCTCCGTCAGCATGCCGCCCTCGCCGTAGCCCACGTAGCCCGGCGGCGAGCCGATCAGGCGCGACACCGTGTGCTTCTCCTGGAACTCGGACATGTTGATCGTCGTGAGGAAGCGCTCGCCGCCGTAGAGGGCGTCGGCCAGCGCCAGCGCCGTCTCCGTCTTGCCCACGCCGCTGGTGCCCACGAAGAGCAGCACGCCGATGGGCGTGTTCGGGTTGCGGATGCCCGCGGTGGAGGCGCGCACCGTCTCCGCCACCGTGCGCAGCGCCATGTCCTGGCCGCGCACGCGGCCCCGGAGCGTCTCCTCCAGGTTGAGCACCGCGGTGAGCGAGCTGGAGCGCATCTTCCCCACGGGGATGCCCGTCCACCCGGCCACCACGCGGGCCACCACGTCCGCGTCCACGTCCGCGTGCACCATGGGAGACTCGCCGCCCAGGCGCTGGAGCGCCTCGCGCGCCTCGGCCACCTTGGCCTTGAGCTTGTCCTTGTCGGCCGGCTCCTTGGCGGTGTTCAGCTCGGCCAGGGCCTTGCTCAGCGCCTCCACCGCGTTGCGCTGCTCCTCCCAGCGCCCGCGCAGCGTGGCCACCTGATCCTGCACGGCCTTGAGCCGCTCCTCCACCGGCGTGCCATCCTCCGGCGGCGGCTTCTGCCCGGCGGCCAGCTCGCGATCGCGGGCGGCCTTCTCGCTCTCCAGCGAGGCCAGCTTCGCCTCCAGCTCCACCAACTCGTCCGGCCGGGCGCTCTGCTCCAGCTTCACGCGCGCGGCGGCCGTGTCCAGCAGGTCCACCGCCTTGTCCGGCAGCAGGCGGCCGGAGATGTAGCGGTGCGACAGCTCCACCGCCGCCACCACCGCCTCCTCGCGGATGGTGACGTTGTGGGCCTTCTCGTAGACGGCGCGCAGGCCGCGGATCATCAGCACCGCGTCATGCTCCGAGGGCTCGTCCACCTTCACCGGCTGGAAGCGCCGCTCGAGCGCCGGATCCTTCTCGAAGTATTTCTTGTACTCGGACCAGGTGGTGGCGGCCACGGTGCGCAGCTCGCCGCGCGCCAGCTCCGGCTTGAGCAGGTTCGCCGCGTCTCCGCCGCCCTGCGGCCCGCCCGCGCCGATCAGCGTGTGCGCCTCGTCGATGAAGAGGATGATCGGCTTGGGCGAGGCCTTCACCTCGTTGATGACGGCCTTGAGCCGGTTCTCGAACTCGCCCTTCACGCCCGCGCCGGCCTGCAGCAGGCCGAGATCCAGCCCGAGCAGCTCGACGTTCTTCAGGGACTCGGGCACGTCACCCTTGACGATGGCGAGCGCCAGGCCCTCCACGAGCGCCGTCTTGCCGACGCCCGGCTCGCCCACGATGATGGGGTTGTTCTTCCGGCGCCGGGACAGCACGTCGATCACCTGCCGGATCTCCCGGTCGCGGCCGAAGATGGGATCGATCTTCCCGTCACGCGCCTTCGCGGTGAACGAGGTGGTGAAGCGCGAGAGCGCATCCTCGCCCTTGGCCGGCGAGGCCCCACCCGCGGGAGCCGCCGCCGTCCCCGCCGCCGCCACGTCCGCCGCTTCCTTGGAGGCGCCCACCACCTCCTCGAAGGCCTTCTTGAGGCCCTCCTTGGGTACGCCATCCAGCTCCGGGTAGTTCTCCGCCGCGTACCGGGTGTAGCCGAGGATCCACTGCAGCATCAGCGCGCCGGAGCGCAGCCGCAGGGCGCCATACTCCAGCGAGGACACCACCCACGCGTCCTCGAACCACTGGAACAGGTCCGCGGAGAACTTCGGCTTGTCCGCGTTGCCGGTGCGCAGCCCGCGCAGGGTGTCCTCGATGCGGGCGATCACCTTGGCCCGGTCCACCTGGAAGTGGCGGAGGATCAGCGAGCTCTCGCTCGCCTCGTCATCCAGCATCGCCCTGAGCATGTGCTCCGGGATGATCTCGTAGCAGCGGGCGGTGTTGGCCCGGGAGACGGCTCCCTCCAGCATGCGCGTGGCGCTGGAGGTGAGACGCCGCACGAGGGTTTTCGGTTCGACGTGCATCAGATGACTCCTCTACGGGTACGAGAAAGGTCCTGCGGAACTCTATGGAGCGGCCGAGGCCGCGGTGCCCCCGCCCGACGGTAGCGGAACGATCCGCGTCCTCAAGCGAGGAGCCGCGCCCTGACGTCCGCCCAGATAGGTATTGCGTCCGAGCCTGGCCGGGCGCTTCGTCCCCAGCTTGAAGGCGCCCAGCACCTCATCGCTCACGCCCAGCTCCAGGGCGCACTCGAGCGGATCGCGCACCACCAGCGCCACCACCTCGCGCACCAGCGGGCTCAAGTCCCCCTCCGGCAGCAGGCGGTGGTAGGTGGAGCCGTCCAGCGGGGCGATGCCGATGATGAACTTGCCGGCGCGGTCGAACAGCCGCCCGCCGAGCATGACGTTGCGGCCGAGCTGGTAGTTGAGCTTGCCCAGCTTCGTGCGCTGCTCCTCCTCCACGTCCACCCAGCTGCCGGCGAACTGGCGGACGGTGACGCGGGCCTCGCCCAGCTCGTTGCGCAGCACGTCCGTGAGCCCCAGCTCCAGCGTCCGGGCCGTGCGCGCGCGCGTCGCCAGCAACGGGGCCAGCCGCAGCAGTTGGGCCACGGACAGGCCCACCGAGGGGCCGCGCTCGTACGTGTCCAGGCCCGCCAGCGCCAGCACCCGGCGGGACCACACGTCATCGCCCGCGCGCGTGGCCTCGCCCTCGGGCATGTAGCGCGACAGCGCCCGGTACAAGAGCGACAGCAGCCGGTGGTGGAACAGATCCAGGAAGTGTCGCCGCAGGGGCCGGTCCGGATCCTCCTGGGCGATCTCCTCGATCATGTACCCCGGCAGCGGAGACGACGCGCCGGTGAGCCCCAGGAAGGTGGTGACCACCTCGAAGACGTGCTTGGGGCCGCCCTGCGCCTCGCCCCACTCCGACACGCGCGGCACCAGCCGCACCTGGCTCACGTCACCCGAGCTGAAGGTCAGCGAGGGATCATGCCGGAAGCGGATGGCCTCCTCGGCCGGGGGCCCGTCTCCGCCCACGCGCACCGCGCTGGACGTCAGCCGCTCCAGCAGCGCCACCAGCGGGAGGAACCGCACGTCACCGGCCGCGAACTGGAGCGCCGCGTCCAGCCGGAAGCGGATCGTCTGATCGCCGCCCGCCTGGGCGCGCACCTGCATCGCGCCGGACGTCAGCCGCTCGAGCCGGGAGGCCAGCGACAGCGTCGCCAGCTCTCCGGACTCCTCGTCCGGCGTCTCCTCCCCGGTCAGACGATCGGCTGACGGCCGTTGCGTGGGGGCCACCGGTACTCCACCTGTGAGGGTTGGATGCGCAGGTGCAGCTCGCTGAAGGCGTTGAGGCTCACGTAGGACGCGAACATCTCGTCCAGCACGCTGCCGAAGAGGAAGGCATCCCCCAGTCCGGTGAAGCCCGCCTCCTCCACGTCGATCGTCACCTGGGAGCCACGCACGGGCGCCCCCTGCAGGAAGCGCGTGGCGGGCCTGGCCGTCACGCCGCGCAGCGACTCCACGCGCAATTGGTTGGCGCGCGCCGCCGGCTGATCCGCCGTCGCCTGGAAGTTGTACAGCTCCAGCAGCGCCTTCAGCGTGCCCGGATCCAGCAGCGAGCGCTGGTTCAGCGCCAGGTGCGACAAGAGCCGCCAGTGCAGCTCCGAGCCCAGCGGCGGCCGCACCGGCTTGGTCACCGCGATGATGTTGCGGAACTTCGCCGTCGTGGGAGACGCCGGCGTGGGCATGCTCAAGTCCCCCACCTGCAGCCGCGAGGGCAGCGAGCGGTTGGTGCACGTCAGATCGATGGAGAGCGTCTCCTCGGCCGCCGTGGGCATGGCATCCCGCGGGCTGCCCAGCGACAGGAACGTGTCGATGCCGTCATTGAGCGGCGACTGCGAGCGGCGCAGCCGGAAGAAGCGCGCGTTGTCCCCGGTGTTGTGCGCGAAGTCGAAGAAGGGCCGGTAGTCGAGCCGATCCGTGCGCCCGGCCTGCAGGCCGGTGACGGTGTCCACGGAGTAGACCTCCATGTGCTCGGGATCCAGCCCCGCGGCGCGCAGCAGGTGCTCGTGCCCCATCGTCCCCACGCGGATCGGATCCGAGGACGTGGTGAACAGGTTCACCACCGGCGCGCAGTGCAGCTTGAAGATGTCCTTGGGCACGCGCCCGGGCAGGGGCGGCGGGCGCTCGAACTCGAAGGCCAGCTCCAGCCGCTGGCCGGTGATGGACGCGGCCGCCTGCAGGCCCCGCACCTCCACGAAGAGGAACTTCTGCGGCAGCGTGAAGTACTCCTGCAGCAGCCGGTAGCCCTCGGGGGCCCGCGCCGGCCATGGCAGCAGCTGATCCTCGGGCGTGAAGCCCACCGCGCGCAGACACGTGGGCGGCAGCCGCACCGGCTCGCTCCCGGCCGCGCCGCGCACCAGCACCGCCTTGCAGTGCCGCATCAGCCACACCAGCAGCGTGGAGCTCACCGCCGGCTCGCCGTGGATGAAGAGCGAGAAGCCCTCCTCCTGGAACACCTCGCTGCGCCCCTGCTCGGCCACCTGGAACTGCACGCGCAGCACCGGCGCCAGCTGCGTGGACTGATCCAGCACCGTGTCCACCAGCGTCAGCGGCAGCAGATCCACCGCGCGCGTGGTGCGGAACACGCACGTCGTCCCGTCCACCGGCTTGGAGCCCACCTCCGCGCCCGCCGGAATCCTCGAGCGCCCGCGCAACAGCCGCGCGTGGGGGCTGAACTCCACCACCGAGCAGGACGGCATCACACGCAGGTAGTGCGGCAGCAGCAGGTCCACCAGGCCGTGGACCACCTCGGGCACCGCGTCGTCGATGCGCTCGCGGATGCGAGCCGTCAGGAACGCGAAGCCCTCCAGCAGCCGCTCGACGTCCGGATCGCCGCCGCGCTCCACCAGCATGCCGGCCAGCGCGGGATTGGCGCTGCCGAACGCCTTCCCCATCTCACGAAGATATGCGAGCTCGCTCTGGTAGTACTTGCTGAACACCCGTGGCTCCCACCTGTCACCGGCACGCTCACCACACTTCGACCTTCCCGCCCGGGGTCATCTGCGTCCGGAACCGCAGCACGCCTCGGGAACTCTTGTCCGCCGGCTGCGCGGTGATCTCGAACCGCAGCACCAGCGGATCCTCGTCCGGCACATGGCGGACGCTCACGTTGCGCAGGCGCGGCTCGTACTCCAGCACCGTGGCGCGAATGGTCGCCTGCAACGTCTGCACGGCCGTCGGGAACGAGTGGACCAGGTCCGTGAAGTCCACCACCCCGAAGTTCGGCACGGTCACCGCATCGCCCTTGCGCGTGTTGAGCAACACCCGCAGGTGCTCGACGATGGAAGTGGAGACGTCCATGTTGCGCGAGGACGTCCCCTCTTCCGACTCGATTCGTGACAGAAGCCCGCGCCCCGCCACTGTCGTGTCCTCTCCGGCTTCCGCCCGCGTGCGCCCGCTTCAGCCGGACGCACGCCGAGCGGACGCAATCAGCGCTGCTGATCCCAGGTGTCCTCGTGCGTCACGCCACCGTTGGTGTACGTCCACCCGATGGTGTGGAACACGAACGTGACCTCCTCGACCGGAGGCAGGGTGGAGGCGGCCGGCTCGAAGGCGTCCGGCAGCACCTGCTTGATGCTGGCGATGCGGCCCTTCTTGAAGTTCACCGTGTAGAACTGCTCGGTGGTGCCGTCGCCAGTGGGGTTCGGGCGGAAGAACTTGAAGGTGGCCTCGATGGCCTGGTTCTCCGTGAGCGCCTTCATCAGCAGCGGAGAGGACTTGTCGATGCGCTTACGGATGAGCAGCGGCTGGTACTGGCGCCGGCCGGTGGCGATGCCGGAGCCGGCCTCGCGCGCGGTGATGACGCTCTGCTCGTAGTAGACGCACTCGATGGAATCCTGGCGACCGAGGCTCACCTGGGTGCTCTCACCCTTGATGTCCGCGCCGTTCGCCTTCAGGTACAGGTGTACTGTCTCAGCCATTGGCTCTTCTCCTTCTTCCTTCTGCTGCTTCGTTGAGAGCTGCTTGGGGCCCCCCCTCCCTGGAGAGACCGGAACCGCGAGTGTAGCCGCCGGATCCCACACCTCCGGCGACCACGAGCGCCATCAGGGTTTTCCCCTAGATGCCGCTATTCCTTGTCCAGCTTGCCCACGAGGGACAGCGTGAAGGAGGCGCCCATGTACTTGAAGTGGGGGCGCACCTGGAGGTTGCAGCGGTACCAGCCGGGCTGGCCCTCCACGTCCTCCACCTTGATCCTCGCCGAGCGCAGCGGGCGCTTGGAGCGCACCGAGGGGGCCGGATCATCCATGTCCGCCACGTACTGGCCGATCCACTGGTTGAGCTCGCGCTCGAGGTCCGCGCGCTCCTTCCAGCTGCCGATCTGCTCGCGCTGCAGCACCTTCAGGTAGTGCGACAGGCGGGACATGATGAACATGTACGGCAGCTGCGTGCCCAGGCGGTAGTTCGTCTCGGCCGCCTTGCCCTCCGGGCTGTTGCCGAAGAACTTGGGCTTCTGCACGGAGTTGGCCGAGAAGAAGGCGGCGTTGTCCGACTCCTTGCGGAACACCATGCCGATGAAGCCCTCCTCGCTCAGCTCGTACTCGCGCCGCTCGGTGAGGAGCACCTCGGTGGGGATCTTCGTCTGGATCTCCCCCATGGCCTCGTACTGGTGCAGCGGCAGGCTCTCCACCGCGCCACCCGACTGCGGGCCGATGATGTTGGGGCACCAGCGGTACTTGGCGAACGAGTCGGCGATGCGGCTGGTCAGCGCGATGGAGGCGTGACCCCACAGGTAGCGATCGTGGTTGCCGATGACGTCCTCGTTGAAGTTGAAGGACTTCACCGAGATGGTCTTCTCGCCGTAGGGCAGCCGCAGCAGGAAGCGCGGCATGGCCAGCCCCACGTAGCGGGCGTCCTCGCTCTCGCGGAAGCTGTGCCAGCGCGCGTACTGGGGACCCTCGAACAGCGACTTCAGGTCCTTGAGGCCCGGCAGCTTCAGGAAGGACGTCTCCCCGAAGAACTCCGGCGACGCGTTGGCGATGAACGGGGTGTGCGCCATGGCCGCCACCGCCGCGCACTTCTGCAGCAGGGCGATGTCCTCCGGGCCCGGCCCGAAGTCGAAGTTGGCGCAGATGGTGCCGTAGGGCTTGCCACCGAAGACGCCGTACTCGTTGGAGTACACCAGCCGGTAGAGGCCGGACTTCACCGTCTCCGGAGCGTCCTCGAAGTCCGTGAGCAGGTCTTCCTTGGTGGCGTTCAGCATCTCCACCTTGATGTTCTCGCGGAAGTCCGTGCGATCGATCAGGAACTTCAGCCCGCGCCAGGCGGACTCGAGCGCCTGGAGCTTGGGGTGGTGGAGGATCTCGTTGACCTGCGCGCTGAGCCGCAGATCCACCTCGGCGATCATCGCGTCCACCAGCGCCTTGTCCACGCGCTCCGCGGAGCGGCCCGGGGCCAGCATCTCCGCGATGAAGGCCTGGACTCCCTTCCGGGCGACGTCATAGCCGTCGTCGCTCGGCTTCATCTTGGTCTCGGCAAGGATCTCGTCGAGCAGGGAGTTCTGGCTCTCGACAGTCGTTGCTGCGGCGGTATCCGCCTTGGCTTCAGTGCTCATCCGTGTTCAAGCCTCTCTATGCCTGGTGGCGGTGGCTACTTCTTGTCGCCCAGCCCGAGCTCCGCCATCAGCTTCTGGCGGCCCTCGGTGTCTCCGAGCAGCGCCTGGATCTTCTTGCGGAAGGCCGGCACGTTGCCCAGGGGGCCCTTGAGGGCGTTGAGGGCGGCGCGCAGCTCGAGCAGCTGCTTGAGCTGGGGCACCTGGTTGACGATGCCCTCGGGGGTGAAGTCGGCGAGGGTCGAGAACTTCAGCGACACCGCCATCTCCGCGCCCTTCTCGTTGGAGAGCTTGTCGGCGACGTTGATGTCCAGCCCGAGGTTCTGCTTGGTCATCACCTCGTTGAAGTTGGACTTGTCGATGTTGATGGGCGCCCGCTCCTCGACGGGGCGATCATCCTTGCGGCCGGTGTAATCCCCCACCATGAGGATCTTCAGCGGCAGCTCGACCTCGGCCTGCGCGCCTCCGGTCTCGGACTTGTAGACGATGTTGACGCGCTCTTTCGGCGCGACAGATCCTTCCTTGCTCACCTCGTGACCTCCTGGTTGGGAACGACGTTATCCCGCGCGGACTCACCGTAAGAGGCCCCCCCTCTCACAGAGACACCCTCAGGGCAGCGCTGGGATCGATCAGGCAGAGACGATGATACCGGGCGTTGAACTCCGACACCAGTCCTTCACCCGCCTTGGGCTGGGGGCGCGAGACGGCCAGCAGCCCCTCGAGACACTCCGCGATGAGCGCCGGCTCCCACACATCCAACCCCCGCTCGACCGCCTCGCGATCGAGCGCCTCGTACAGCGCTCGCGCCATGTTGGGCTGACCGCTGGCAGCGCAAAGTTTCGCGAGCGCCAGCCTGGCCTTGAAGCGCTTGCGGCTGGAGGTGGCCTCCTGCACGCGCTTCTGGAGCAGGGCGATCGCCTCGGGGGCCTTGCCGCCGCCCAGCAGCTTGCGCGCCTCGGCGAGCGCCGCCGCCTCGTCATCCCCCTGCCCCGCCTCGGCCTGCGAGGACGGAGCCGCGCCGCCGGAGGCCGCGGGTGGGGCCAGCTCCGACTCGAGCCACGCGCGCGTCTCGCCGTTGGCCACGGGCGAGCCATCGCCGAACAGGAACCTGGGCACGGCGGGCATGCGCTTGAGCCACGCGCCCAGCTCTACCAGCAGCGACTGACGCGCGGGCCCGAAGGTGGGCCCCAGCTCGGCCAGCGCGCGGGCGCTCAGGTAGTGCAGATCCACCCAGAAGCGGTGCTGCATGAGCGCGGACTCGGCCTCCTCGAGCACCTCGGCCCACTTGCCGTTGGCCGCCATCTTCTCGAGCTGCGTGCGCAGCGCCGGGGGCGGCGCGGGGATAGACGTCTTCCCGGAGGCGTCCGAGGGCGGCGGCTGCACCAGGTGCAGGTACAGGCCGACGCGCAGCATCCGGTAGGACTGCGGATCGGTGGCCACCGCGCGCCGCAGCGTGCCCGCCGCGCTCGCCAGCGCCGAGCCCGTCTGGCGCAGGAAGTCGGTGACGCCCTCGGCGCCGGACATCGTCGCCACGGGCGGCGTGCTGACGGCCGGGGGAGGAGGCGCCGCGGCCACGGGAGCCGTGACGGGCGCAATGGACGGCGGCGGCGGAACGGAGGTGGTGGGCCTGGCCTCGACGGGAGGCGGCGGCGGAGGCGGCGGGGCCTCCGCGGGCAGCGAGGCCTTGAGGCGCTGGACGCTCTCGAGCAGCGGGCGGACGGCGGGGCCGTTGGCCTCGAACTTCTGGCGCGACACCTCGGCCAGGCGCGCGGCGGCCACATCGAGCGCCTCGACGCGCTCGCGGGCGCCCGCGTCCACCGGCGTGTCGGCCAGCGTCTTGGAGGTGCGCTCGATCAGCCAGCCCAGGGCGTTGACGCGGCCACGCAGGCGCGCCAGCTCCGGGAAGAGGCCCGGCCAGTACCGGTCCATGATCTCGGAGACGACGGTGAGGCCCGTGGCGAGCCCGTCGAGCCCCTGCGTCTGGTACAGGCCATAGGCCAGGTACGTGGCGATGCGCAGATCCTTGGAGACGGTCTGGAGCACCTTGCCGCTGGAGTCCAGCACCATGCCCCAGTCCACCGCGCCGCCCGTCACGGCCTCGAGCTTGGCCATCTCGGCGACGACGGCCTCGTACTGAGCATTCGTCTTCGCGGCCGCGCCCGCGGGAGCCGCCGCGGAGCAGGGCTCGATCCAGCTCTTCGCCTTCTCCCGGAGTTGTTCGATCGAGACTGCCATGACGCCTCTCCCCTTGAGACTTCCCTCAGCCGCCGAATGCCAGGACCAACGACTCCGCCGTGGAGCCCGCGTCATCCAGCGCCTGACGCTGCTTCGAGTTGAGCGCCTGCTTCGCCGTCTCGATGGCGCCGGTGGCCTTGGTGCGCAGGGGCCACAGCTTCATGCTGGAGTGCTCGGGCCTGGCCAGGTGCAGCAGCAGCGTCGAGGACGGCGGCCCGAGCGACAGGAGCAGCCGCGGGGTCGGCCCCAGGTGCCAGAAGAGCGCCGGCGTCGTCCCCCGCCACTGCAGGAGCCGCCGCGCCATCTCCACCCAAGGATAGGGCCCGGTGGCCTCCGGGAAGGGACAGTCCAGCGTGACGCCGGGCTTGATGGGCTCCTTCCCGCGCTCGGCGGCGCACGCCATCATGAAGGTGCGGAAGGCGTAGTACTGCGCGCCCGCGGGGGCACCCTCCCCGGTGAACTGCCCCACCAGCGCGGAGGCGGGAGCGGCCAGCGCCCGGCGCCGGTACGTGTCGGCGGCGGCCGAGTCTCCGGAGGCGTCGGCGCCCAGCGCATCCACGCGCTTGCCCAGCTCGTCCGCGGACAGCGTGGCCGCGTCCGCCAGGAGCTTGCGCGCCCCGGCGAAGAAGGCCTGGTGCGAGCCCTGCAGCGTGGCGGAGTTGCCGGACACCGGCCCCATGTCCACGGGCACGTAGACGGCGAGCGGGAACTGGCGCCCCACCTTGTCACTGCTGGGGGCCATCATCCCCACCAGCGCCTGACGGCCGCCGGCCGCGGTGTAGACGAAGCAGATGGGCTCGGCGGGCAGCGTGAGGTTGGCGCGGCGGACGGCCTCGTGCCCCTCCTCCAGCCACCGGTGGAACTGCACCGAGACGGGATCCGTCGCGTTCCAACGGATGAAGTCTCCCTGGCATGGCGCCTTGCCGAGCAGCGCCACGGCGTTGGCTTTTACCCCGAGCATCCGGCCCCCCTTCCGATCGTTCTCGGAGGATTGACGCCCGGTGCGCGGAACGGCTGGAGCATCCCGGTACCGGGGCCCGGAGATGTTCCAAAGAACGGCGTGGCGGTGCGCGCGGGGCGGAAGTCGATCACCACGTCCGCGCCCACCGAGGGCATCTTCCACGTCACGGAGAACACGCGCGCGCCCTTGTCCACCTGCGGCACGCCGGCCTCCATGAGGCGGAACAGGCCCCACTCCCCTTCCTGATCGAGCGTCTCCACCTGGCCGCGGTTGTTGCGGACCTTGATGAAGGCACCGGACTTCTTTCCATCCCCCGGCCAGGCGAACGAGTGCCACTCCTCGGGGCCGTTCTTGTACTCCACCGTCTTGCCGTCCACGGAGAAGCTGATGGAGGCCAGCTGCGGCGAGGGCCGGATGTGGATGGTGAAGTTCATGCCGGGCTCGGCGCCCTTGGAGGCGAACAGCGAGGTGGTGATGGCGTCGGCGCGCTCCAGGAAGCTGAACAGGGCCGCGCCGAAGGAGACGCCGCCCACGCCGCGCACCGGCTTCCACTTGGCGCCCACCTTGCGCACGTTCTCCTTGAGCGAGGCGTTGTAGAAGCCCCACACCGTGCCGGCCTCGGGCCGGTAGAAGTCCGCCACGTCCTGCAGCGCCGCGTCGTGGCCCGTCTTGTTGAACGGGTAGCGGCCGGCCAGGTTGCGCTTGAAGGTGTCGGACACCTCGCTGCACCAGCCCTGGTTGAGCTCTCCGCCCACCGCGCCGCTGACGGCGCTGGAGGCCACCTCGAGCGGCGGCATCAGCAGCCGGTTGAGGAAGGGCCGGATGTTGGGATCCTCCTGGCCGTTGATGAGCGACTGGGCGGACACCTTGGCGGTGGACAGGCGCGCCACCAGCGCCTTGTTCTCGGAGGGGTTCTCCACGAACTGGCGGAGCGCGTCGCGCACGAACACCAATTGCTCCTGGTACAGATCCAGCTGGGTGGACTCGGGCGGCGCGTCCTCCGTGGCGGGCTTGGGCGGCACGCCGAACTTCACCAGCGAGTCGAAGGCCGCCTGCACGTGCAGCGCGGTGTACTGGATCTCGCCCGTCTCCTCGCCGCCGGGGACGAACTTGGCGCCGATGGCCATGGCATCCTTCTGATCCTTGGAGGCCTTCTTCTCGAGCTTCTGCTTGAGCTTGCCGAGGATGTCCTCGCCGGCCTCCTCCACGGCGCTCTTGTTGGGCAGCTTGCCGTT encodes the following:
- the tssF gene encoding type VI secretion system baseplate subunit TssF, whose amino-acid sequence is MFSKYYQSELAYLREMGKAFGSANPALAGMLVERGGDPDVERLLEGFAFLTARIRERIDDAVPEVVHGLVDLLLPHYLRVMPSCSVVEFSPHARLLRGRSRIPAGAEVGSKPVDGTTCVFRTTRAVDLLPLTLVDTVLDQSTQLAPVLRVQFQVAEQGRSEVFQEEGFSLFIHGEPAVSSTLLVWLMRHCKAVLVRGAAGSEPVRLPPTCLRAVGFTPEDQLLPWPARAPEGYRLLQEYFTLPQKFLFVEVRGLQAAASITGQRLELAFEFERPPPLPGRVPKDIFKLHCAPVVNLFTTSSDPIRVGTMGHEHLLRAAGLDPEHMEVYSVDTVTGLQAGRTDRLDYRPFFDFAHNTGDNARFFRLRRSQSPLNDGIDTFLSLGSPRDAMPTAAEETLSIDLTCTNRSLPSRLQVGDLSMPTPASPTTAKFRNIIAVTKPVRPPLGSELHWRLLSHLALNQRSLLDPGTLKALLELYNFQATADQPAARANQLRVESLRGVTARPATRFLQGAPVRGSQVTIDVEEAGFTGLGDAFLFGSVLDEMFASYVSLNAFSELHLRIQPSQVEYRWPPRNGRQPIV
- the tssG gene encoding type VI secretion system baseplate subunit TssG — translated: MAPTQRPSADRLTGEETPDEESGELATLSLASRLERLTSGAMQVRAQAGGDQTIRFRLDAALQFAAGDVRFLPLVALLERLTSSAVRVGGDGPPAEEAIRFRHDPSLTFSSGDVSQVRLVPRVSEWGEAQGGPKHVFEVVTTFLGLTGASSPLPGYMIEEIAQEDPDRPLRRHFLDLFHHRLLSLLYRALSRYMPEGEATRAGDDVWSRRVLALAGLDTYERGPSVGLSVAQLLRLAPLLATRARTARTLELGLTDVLRNELGEARVTVRQFAGSWVDVEEEQRTKLGKLNYQLGRNVMLGGRLFDRAGKFIIGIAPLDGSTYHRLLPEGDLSPLVREVVALVVRDPLECALELGVSDEVLGAFKLGTKRPARLGRNTYLGGRQGAAPRLRTRIVPLPSGGGTAASAAP
- the tssH gene encoding type VI secretion system ATPase TssH is translated as MHVEPKTLVRRLTSSATRMLEGAVSRANTARCYEIIPEHMLRAMLDDEASESSLILRHFQVDRAKVIARIEDTLRGLRTGNADKPKFSADLFQWFEDAWVVSSLEYGALRLRSGALMLQWILGYTRYAAENYPELDGVPKEGLKKAFEEVVGASKEAADVAAAGTAAAPAGGASPAKGEDALSRFTTSFTAKARDGKIDPIFGRDREIRQVIDVLSRRRKNNPIIVGEPGVGKTALVEGLALAIVKGDVPESLKNVELLGLDLGLLQAGAGVKGEFENRLKAVINEVKASPKPIILFIDEAHTLIGAGGPQGGGDAANLLKPELARGELRTVAATTWSEYKKYFEKDPALERRFQPVKVDEPSEHDAVLMIRGLRAVYEKAHNVTIREEAVVAAVELSHRYISGRLLPDKAVDLLDTAAARVKLEQSARPDELVELEAKLASLESEKAARDRELAAGQKPPPEDGTPVEERLKAVQDQVATLRGRWEEQRNAVEALSKALAELNTAKEPADKDKLKAKVAEAREALQRLGGESPMVHADVDADVVARVVAGWTGIPVGKMRSSSLTAVLNLEETLRGRVRGQDMALRTVAETVRASTAGIRNPNTPIGVLLFVGTSGVGKTETALALADALYGGERFLTTINMSEFQEKHTVSRLIGSPPGYVGYGEGGMLTEAVRQRPYSVVLLDECEKADPEVLNLFYQVFDKGVLNDGEGRTVDFKNTIVILTSNLATDVITQMFQAPEPPTIEAVREAIKPALTKHFKPALLARMSVVPYVPIAKDILKDIAAMKLNSLAGRLHTSHRIKTEFAPEVLEEFARRCTDMDSGARNVDHVLRASLMPQLSRELLEHLAGGTTPTHLHVGLSPAGDWDLAFSHA
- the tssC gene encoding type VI secretion system contractile sheath large subunit, whose protein sequence is MSTEAKADTAAATTVESQNSLLDEILAETKMKPSDDGYDVARKGVQAFIAEMLAPGRSAERVDKALVDAMIAEVDLRLSAQVNEILHHPKLQALESAWRGLKFLIDRTDFRENIKVEMLNATKEDLLTDFEDAPETVKSGLYRLVYSNEYGVFGGKPYGTICANFDFGPGPEDIALLQKCAAVAAMAHTPFIANASPEFFGETSFLKLPGLKDLKSLFEGPQYARWHSFRESEDARYVGLAMPRFLLRLPYGEKTISVKSFNFNEDVIGNHDRYLWGHASIALTSRIADSFAKYRWCPNIIGPQSGGAVESLPLHQYEAMGEIQTKIPTEVLLTERREYELSEEGFIGMVFRKESDNAAFFSANSVQKPKFFGNSPEGKAAETNYRLGTQLPYMFIMSRLSHYLKVLQREQIGSWKERADLERELNQWIGQYVADMDDPAPSVRSKRPLRSARIKVEDVEGQPGWYRCNLQVRPHFKYMGASFTLSLVGKLDKE
- the tssB gene encoding type VI secretion system contractile sheath small subunit yields the protein MSKEGSVAPKERVNIVYKSETGGAQAEVELPLKILMVGDYTGRKDDRPVEERAPINIDKSNFNEVMTKQNLGLDINVADKLSNEKGAEMAVSLKFSTLADFTPEGIVNQVPQLKQLLELRAALNALKGPLGNVPAFRKKIQALLGDTEGRQKLMAELGLGDKK
- the tssD gene encoding type VI secretion system tube protein TssD, which codes for MAETVHLYLKANGADIKGESTQVSLGRQDSIECVYYEQSVITAREAGSGIATGRRQYQPLLIRKRIDKSSPLLMKALTENQAIEATFKFFRPNPTGDGTTEQFYTVNFKKGRIASIKQVLPDAFEPAASTLPPVEEVTFVFHTIGWTYTNGGVTHEDTWDQQR
- the tssE gene encoding type VI secretion system baseplate subunit TssE; the encoded protein is MAGRGLLSRIESEEGTSSRNMDVSTSIVEHLRVLLNTRKGDAVTVPNFGVVDFTDLVHSFPTAVQTLQATIRATVLEYEPRLRNVSVRHVPDEDPLVLRFEITAQPADKSSRGVLRFRTQMTPGGKVEVW